From Bacillus kexueae, a single genomic window includes:
- a CDS encoding response regulator transcription factor, with translation MIRVLVVDDDAYIRELLALYMRNEGYTVLEAENGEEALHILEKEKVNIAIIDIMMPKMDGYELCEDIRTYYDIPILMVTAKGETDSKVKGFQSGTDDYIVKPFEPVELVMRVKALLRRYQVHESKKLILGPVVLDSNTNEMVIHEQTTMLPLKEFELLFLLGSYKDQIMTRQSLIEGVWGMDFDGDERTLDVHIKRLRDKLKRVDSSVRIVTVRGVGYRLEVQS, from the coding sequence ATGATTCGTGTATTAGTGGTAGATGATGATGCGTATATTCGAGAGCTTTTAGCTCTTTATATGCGTAACGAAGGATATACCGTATTAGAAGCGGAAAATGGAGAGGAAGCCCTACACATTTTAGAAAAAGAAAAAGTGAACATTGCGATAATAGATATTATGATGCCGAAAATGGATGGCTATGAACTTTGTGAAGATATACGTACATACTACGATATTCCTATCTTAATGGTCACTGCAAAAGGAGAGACGGATAGCAAAGTGAAAGGGTTCCAATCTGGGACGGACGATTACATCGTCAAACCGTTTGAGCCGGTCGAATTGGTCATGCGAGTTAAAGCTTTATTGCGCAGGTACCAAGTACATGAATCGAAAAAGCTCATTCTTGGCCCCGTCGTTTTAGATTCGAACACAAATGAGATGGTGATTCATGAACAGACGACGATGTTGCCGTTGAAAGAATTTGAATTGCTTTTCTTATTAGGAAGCTATAAAGACCAAATTATGACACGCCAATCGTTAATTGAAGGGGTTTGGGGCATGGATTTTGATGGGGATGAGCGAACATTAGATGTCCATATTAAGCGCCTTCGTGACAAATTAAAACGAGTGGACTCATCCGTTCGCATTGTGACCGTTCGTGGAGTAGGGTACCGGCTTGAGGTGCAATCATGA
- a CDS encoding histidine phosphatase family protein, with the protein MEISLIRHGQSLFQEKEKITNVQFIDWVKGYDEHGVVQEKQYPKETIDRIKQSNIIITSDLIRSKESATYLLPNGTFTSNSLFREVELPVSKRKWMGMRLKPSVWLVIYRILWVLGYSNECESYHEAKLRARKASENLIELASKHERVSLVGHGIFNRLIAKELQVQGWEGMRKFSSKHWSCTTYRKVG; encoded by the coding sequence GTGGAAATTTCACTTATTCGACATGGTCAATCTCTTTTTCAAGAGAAGGAAAAAATAACAAATGTTCAATTTATAGATTGGGTGAAAGGCTATGACGAACATGGAGTGGTTCAAGAGAAACAATACCCAAAGGAAACGATCGACCGAATAAAACAGTCGAACATCATCATCACGAGCGATTTAATTCGGTCAAAGGAGTCAGCTACCTATCTATTACCTAATGGCACTTTCACCTCCAATTCCTTATTTCGTGAAGTAGAGCTTCCGGTATCCAAGCGCAAGTGGATGGGAATGAGATTGAAGCCGTCCGTATGGCTCGTAATCTATCGAATTTTATGGGTTCTCGGTTATTCGAATGAGTGTGAATCCTATCATGAAGCAAAACTACGTGCGAGAAAAGCATCCGAAAACCTTATCGAACTTGCGAGTAAGCATGAGAGAGTTTCCCTTGTTGGTCATGGAATTTTTAATCGGTTGATTGCGAAAGAGTTACAGGTGCAAGGATGGGAAGGGATGAGAAAATTTAGCTCGAAGCATTGGAGTTGTACGACCTATCGTAAGGTAGGTTAG
- a CDS encoding efflux RND transporter permease subunit: protein MKFLTRFSLKNTIAISILTILVLVGGLFSSQSIKVETFPDVTFPGLMVQTVYPNASTEEIEESVTDPLEEALMNLEDYDAISSTSSENISFINVTFSFDQDVDEMKTEVESLINQVALPDDAEVSVETFSPNDTPVYQVAVSAEDFSSLQEDLLDRIVPDLEATEGVASVNVTGVEEQNIVIVVDEEEAAKYGLNLSTIQEAIEAKEYKIPVGTWDHNGNSIPLQMKGNLADVEAIESIEIPLQSQVQMMPNAPQSQQLGPAVVKLSDIANVEVETSRTEISRFNGEDSVLIGVQKAPDANTVDVVTKAKELLDEKTEGKDYEFYTVFDQGQEVEKSISALLKEGGYGALFTVIVILLFLRNVRATIIAIISLPVSILGTISLLDYFNYTLNIMTLGGMAVAVGRIVDDSIVVIENIYRWKQQHPNMSHKKLVFEATKEVMGPITSSTIATLIVFLPLALVGGILGEFFRPFSLAVVFSITISLLVSVMLIPVLGNTFFKKVKHVEKTNKGYGFYKNFLKRSMKKKGIVFTLAIALLVGSVGVVPFLGVTFLPTGESKVFQAELTLPNDVTLVQTNELATEIEEHLTSQEDVAFSQVTIGIPSMNQMPGTLAKTDENIARFTIELEEGVSFNDSMKTFEEEILAIAQKQYADATIKVEEIQQEGPPGGNTIELQLYSDDLEQLRTASKQVEELLAEDTRLKNVLNNMEETDEKFVFTLNEEGERLQVSPFQIVSVVNDRITEVDGGTLTLTDGEWDVTIKYNETLDSKEELEELPISTIEGVKELKEVVTIETEETPLSIKHQDGKTAATVSATIIGNDTTKVTSEVMKEIDSLTLPRDVEYESTGGMEMITDGFQDLGLAMLAAIFLVFIVLSVTFGGFVSPMVILSSLIFVPIGSLTALLITGQPLSMSGMIGMLMLIGIVVTNAVVLLDRVESNRKQGLPLEDAIVEASVTRLRPILMTAMATIFALIPLAMSNESTGLISKGLAITVIGGLTTSTLLTLIFIPVLYHAVGKKRKLDTEEL from the coding sequence ATGAAGTTTTTGACAAGATTTAGTTTGAAAAATACGATTGCGATAAGCATTTTAACTATTCTTGTGTTAGTGGGTGGTTTGTTTTCATCCCAGTCAATCAAAGTTGAAACGTTTCCAGATGTCACGTTTCCGGGATTAATGGTTCAAACCGTATATCCAAATGCTTCAACTGAAGAGATTGAAGAAAGTGTAACCGATCCGTTGGAAGAAGCATTAATGAACCTTGAAGATTACGATGCCATCTCTAGTACATCGAGTGAGAATATTTCTTTTATCAATGTGACGTTTTCGTTTGACCAAGATGTGGACGAAATGAAAACAGAAGTAGAGTCTTTAATTAATCAAGTGGCTCTTCCAGACGATGCTGAGGTTTCGGTTGAAACATTTTCTCCGAATGATACGCCAGTTTATCAAGTAGCTGTTTCAGCAGAAGACTTTTCCTCTTTACAAGAAGATCTTCTTGACCGAATTGTTCCAGATTTAGAGGCGACAGAGGGCGTGGCAAGTGTAAATGTTACGGGCGTTGAAGAACAAAACATCGTCATCGTCGTTGATGAAGAAGAAGCCGCGAAATATGGATTGAATTTATCAACCATTCAAGAAGCAATTGAAGCGAAAGAATACAAGATTCCCGTTGGGACATGGGATCACAACGGCAACTCGATTCCTCTACAAATGAAAGGAAATTTAGCTGATGTAGAAGCGATAGAATCGATCGAAATCCCTTTACAAAGCCAGGTTCAAATGATGCCGAATGCTCCTCAGTCTCAGCAATTAGGTCCAGCTGTCGTCAAGCTTTCAGACATTGCGAATGTCGAAGTCGAAACTAGTCGTACAGAAATCTCTCGCTTTAACGGGGAAGATAGCGTCTTAATTGGTGTGCAAAAAGCACCGGATGCTAATACGGTTGATGTTGTAACAAAAGCAAAAGAGTTATTAGATGAAAAAACAGAAGGGAAAGATTACGAGTTTTATACCGTATTTGACCAAGGACAAGAAGTTGAAAAGTCGATTTCCGCCTTGTTGAAAGAAGGGGGATACGGAGCTTTATTTACTGTCATCGTCATTTTACTTTTCCTTCGAAACGTACGTGCAACCATTATTGCAATCATTTCTTTACCTGTTTCGATTTTAGGAACGATCTCGTTACTTGATTATTTCAATTACACATTAAATATTATGACTTTAGGTGGAATGGCTGTAGCGGTTGGACGAATTGTGGATGACAGTATCGTTGTAATCGAAAATATATACCGCTGGAAGCAGCAGCATCCGAATATGAGTCATAAAAAGCTAGTGTTTGAAGCGACGAAAGAAGTAATGGGACCAATTACTTCATCTACCATTGCAACGTTGATTGTCTTTTTACCTTTAGCACTGGTTGGAGGAATTTTAGGTGAGTTTTTCCGTCCGTTTAGTTTAGCGGTCGTGTTCTCGATTACTATCTCGTTACTCGTTTCAGTCATGCTCATTCCGGTATTAGGAAATACTTTCTTTAAAAAAGTAAAGCATGTTGAAAAAACGAATAAAGGATATGGTTTTTATAAAAACTTTCTAAAACGTTCGATGAAGAAAAAAGGAATTGTCTTTACCCTTGCGATTGCTTTATTAGTTGGTTCAGTAGGTGTCGTTCCGTTTTTAGGCGTAACGTTTTTACCGACGGGTGAATCTAAAGTATTTCAAGCTGAATTAACGTTACCAAATGATGTCACCTTAGTTCAAACGAATGAACTAGCGACTGAAATTGAAGAGCATTTAACGTCACAAGAAGATGTGGCATTTAGTCAAGTAACCATTGGAATTCCTAGTATGAATCAAATGCCTGGCACCTTGGCGAAAACGGATGAAAATATCGCTCGCTTTACAATCGAATTGGAAGAAGGCGTATCATTTAATGATTCGATGAAGACATTTGAAGAAGAGATTCTTGCGATTGCACAAAAACAATACGCAGATGCAACAATTAAAGTGGAAGAAATTCAACAGGAAGGTCCTCCTGGAGGAAATACGATTGAGCTTCAACTTTACAGTGATGATTTAGAACAATTAAGAACAGCTTCTAAGCAAGTGGAAGAACTGTTAGCCGAAGATACTCGGTTAAAAAATGTTTTAAATAATATGGAAGAAACGGATGAAAAATTTGTCTTCACTTTAAACGAGGAAGGCGAACGACTACAAGTTAGCCCATTCCAAATTGTTTCTGTCGTGAACGACCGAATTACAGAGGTTGACGGTGGAACACTCACCCTTACAGACGGAGAATGGGATGTAACAATTAAGTATAATGAAACACTCGATTCAAAAGAAGAACTAGAAGAACTACCTATTTCTACAATAGAAGGGGTTAAAGAGTTAAAAGAAGTTGTAACAATTGAGACGGAAGAGACACCACTTTCCATCAAACATCAAGACGGGAAAACGGCAGCAACCGTATCTGCTACCATCATCGGGAACGATACGACGAAAGTAACAAGTGAAGTGATGAAAGAAATTGATTCACTTACACTCCCACGTGATGTAGAGTATGAGTCAACGGGTGGCATGGAGATGATTACAGATGGATTCCAAGATTTAGGTCTTGCGATGCTAGCAGCTATCTTTCTTGTCTTTATCGTCCTAAGTGTAACTTTTGGTGGCTTTGTTTCACCGATGGTTATCTTATCCTCTTTAATTTTCGTACCGATCGGCTCATTAACAGCTCTATTAATAACAGGACAACCGTTATCGATGAGTGGAATGATTGGGATGTTAATGTTAATTGGAATCGTCGTCACTAACGCAGTCGTCTTGCTCGACCGAGTGGAATCGAACCGCAAACAAGGATTACCGTTAGAAGATGCAATTGTTGAGGCATCTGTCACGCGACTACGTCCTATTTTAATGACGGCGATGGCTACGATATTTGCGCTCATTCCACTAGCCATGTCGAATGAAAGTACAGGTCTTATTTCAAAAGGTCTCGCGATAACTGTAATCGGTGGATTAACAACGTCAACCTTATTAACACTAATCTTTATTCCTGTGCTCTATCATGCAGTCGGAAAGAAACGAAAACTAGATACAGAAGAGCTTTAA
- a CDS encoding FecCD family ABC transporter permease, which produces MIHSQLIKKQRMILFTSIFLVIATAIISLGIGYSSVSYDRIIPTILGNGTFKEEFVLFSIRLPRIFITILCGMALALSGAILQGVTRNDLADPGIIGINAGAGVGITIFFLFFPIDAGSFVYMLPFIGFIGALLTAFSIYVFSYEKGKGIQPIRLVLVGVGFSMALSGAMIVLISSAERQKVDFIAKWLTGNIWGADWPFVLALLPWLIFLVPISFMKAQPLNLLSVNEPVSIGVGVNLQKERMILLLVAVGLAASSVSISGGISFIGLMAPHLAKSLVGPRHQLNLPITIFIGGWLLLLADTIGRNILEPDGLPAGIVAALFGAPYFIYLLIKKA; this is translated from the coding sequence ATGATTCATTCTCAATTAATTAAAAAGCAACGGATGATTTTATTCACAAGTATCTTTTTAGTAATTGCTACTGCAATTATAAGTTTAGGAATCGGATATTCTTCAGTTTCTTATGATCGAATCATTCCAACGATTCTTGGCAATGGAACATTTAAAGAAGAGTTTGTACTCTTTTCCATTCGTTTGCCACGAATTTTCATCACAATCTTATGTGGAATGGCTTTAGCTCTTTCCGGGGCAATATTACAAGGAGTTACGCGAAATGATTTAGCAGACCCTGGCATAATCGGAATTAATGCAGGTGCAGGTGTTGGCATTACGATATTCTTTCTGTTCTTCCCTATTGATGCTGGTTCGTTTGTTTATATGCTCCCATTTATCGGTTTTATCGGTGCACTGTTAACCGCCTTTTCCATTTATGTGTTTTCTTATGAGAAAGGAAAGGGTATTCAACCAATTCGACTTGTGTTAGTCGGTGTTGGGTTTTCAATGGCTCTCTCAGGGGCGATGATAGTCTTAATTTCTTCTGCGGAGCGCCAAAAAGTCGATTTTATTGCGAAATGGTTAACGGGTAACATATGGGGAGCAGATTGGCCGTTCGTCCTCGCCCTATTACCATGGCTCATATTTCTAGTGCCAATTTCGTTTATGAAGGCTCAACCATTAAATCTTTTATCTGTCAACGAGCCCGTTTCGATTGGGGTTGGAGTTAACCTCCAAAAAGAACGAATGATTTTATTACTAGTTGCCGTTGGCCTAGCCGCTTCATCCGTATCTATTTCAGGTGGAATCTCCTTCATTGGATTAATGGCACCTCATTTAGCGAAATCGTTAGTCGGACCAAGACATCAATTGAACCTTCCGATTACAATCTTCATTGGGGGATGGCTTTTACTACTAGCCGATACGATTGGACGAAATATTTTAGAGCCAGACGGCCTTCCTGCAGGAATCGTAGCCGCATTGTTTGGCGCCCCTTATTTCATTTACTTATTAATCAAAAAAGCATAA
- a CDS encoding PH domain-containing protein: MDLERLTPKRRLSKDAVSMWKVKGLIENGIGIFVLMVLYAVHVYFSWKAWIGWIILVLIGITFLGAIWDIFIRPNLLYKHWRFDLDREYLQLKYGAIRERHEIIPMTKIQSVITKEGPLLRKYSLCTIEIETMGSSHGIPALPKDVALQVRNEIAYYAKVKEEDE; encoded by the coding sequence ATGGATTTGGAGCGATTAACACCGAAGCGGCGATTATCAAAAGATGCTGTGAGTATGTGGAAGGTAAAAGGATTAATTGAAAATGGGATCGGGATTTTTGTCTTGATGGTTCTTTATGCCGTACATGTTTATTTTTCTTGGAAGGCATGGATTGGGTGGATTATTCTCGTGTTAATAGGCATTACGTTTTTGGGTGCCATTTGGGACATATTTATCCGACCTAATCTTTTATATAAACATTGGCGTTTTGACTTAGATCGTGAGTATCTTCAATTAAAATATGGTGCAATTCGTGAAAGACATGAAATTATTCCGATGACGAAAATTCAGTCCGTGATAACGAAGGAAGGTCCGTTATTAAGAAAGTATTCGCTTTGTACGATTGAGATTGAAACGATGGGGTCTTCACATGGGATTCCAGCTTTGCCGAAAGACGTTGCCTTACAAGTTCGGAATGAAATTGCCTATTATGCGAAAGTGAAGGAGGAAGATGAATGA
- a CDS encoding metallophosphoesterase → MDILWTSFIIGISLFLLWQVLFILPTKWFKVERIQWSSHEKKKIIQISDLHIRNMRVPLSKIQQLIKRERPDFIFLTGDFIDRNEQELPKLREFLQMIKETNVESYAVLGNHDRHLTNLELLENLFQAHDIRLLKNEFVEKEDCIIVGIDDYGRGHHDLEKSFAFTNPSGKDVLVLTHDPNILNEFEQNFSVFVAGHLHGKQVNIPYFFHFVDMGELPKKGIYKGKYETERGPIYISKGIGQSHLNFRFLVRSEITIHELGGS, encoded by the coding sequence ATGGACATTTTATGGACTTCTTTCATCATCGGAATAAGTCTATTCCTTTTATGGCAAGTATTGTTCATTCTTCCGACGAAATGGTTTAAAGTTGAACGAATACAATGGAGCAGTCACGAAAAGAAAAAAATAATCCAAATTAGTGACCTTCATATTCGTAACATGCGGGTACCGCTCTCAAAGATTCAACAGCTTATAAAACGAGAACGACCTGATTTCATCTTTTTAACCGGCGATTTCATCGATCGTAACGAACAAGAGCTTCCGAAATTGAGAGAATTCTTGCAAATGATTAAAGAAACAAATGTTGAGAGTTATGCTGTGTTAGGGAATCATGACCGGCATTTAACCAATCTTGAATTACTTGAAAATCTATTCCAAGCACACGATATAAGGTTATTAAAGAATGAGTTTGTCGAGAAAGAGGATTGTATCATCGTAGGGATTGATGATTACGGAAGAGGACATCATGATCTTGAAAAGAGCTTTGCGTTTACTAATCCGAGCGGGAAAGATGTTCTAGTGTTGACGCATGACCCTAATATTTTAAATGAGTTTGAACAGAACTTTTCTGTTTTCGTTGCCGGTCATTTGCACGGTAAACAGGTCAATATTCCGTATTTCTTTCATTTTGTTGATATGGGGGAGCTTCCGAAGAAAGGGATCTACAAAGGAAAGTATGAGACGGAAAGAGGACCGATTTATATTTCAAAAGGAATTGGTCAGTCTCATCTTAATTTTCGTTTTCTCGTTCGAAGTGAGATTACGATTCATGAGTTAGGAGGATCGTGA
- a CDS encoding sensor histidine kinase has product MMKVKTLYVQMIMAFLFAIIISMVFSFFIGKYFYEKSISKEMNSFLSKSVNLIHVIAEKGDEQLVYDYIKESPTFGYKAVLYKQDTDEVVVKSANETWEIEEEVVDRVLAGEEFKQSDFPRNLYVGVPFQMNGTNYALFVGMNLEMLAVRIQNLVFTILASILFFGTLMFIVTTHFIVKPIRELTKGTKKVATGDFKVEIESNRNDELGNLTRSFNDMAKSLSQLEEMRQQFVSNVSHEIQSPLTSIKGFARALKDGVIEKEEDQKRYLSIIEKESKRLSVLSQNLLKLATLDSDQPPYSPKEFRLDEQLRRVVIALEPQWKEKNHSVQLQLAPVNYVGDEDQLEQVWVNILSNAIQYTKDGGVIQLKLEQKKEVVVQIKDNGIGISKEDQTRIFERFYKVDKARTRKEVGGNGLGLSIVKKIIQLHRGQIEIDSEVGEGSTFTVTLPQTNDSF; this is encoded by the coding sequence ATGATGAAAGTAAAAACGTTATATGTGCAAATGATCATGGCCTTTTTATTTGCGATTATCATAAGCATGGTGTTTTCCTTTTTTATCGGGAAGTATTTTTATGAAAAAAGTATAAGTAAAGAAATGAACAGTTTCTTATCGAAGTCAGTGAATTTAATTCATGTCATTGCAGAGAAAGGTGATGAACAGCTTGTTTACGATTATATAAAAGAATCGCCTACATTTGGTTATAAAGCTGTTCTATATAAGCAAGACACGGATGAAGTGGTTGTGAAATCCGCTAATGAAACATGGGAAATTGAAGAAGAAGTAGTCGACCGTGTCTTAGCGGGAGAGGAGTTTAAGCAATCTGATTTTCCACGAAACTTATATGTTGGTGTTCCGTTTCAAATGAACGGAACGAACTATGCCTTATTTGTCGGCATGAATTTAGAAATGTTAGCAGTTCGGATTCAGAATCTGGTTTTCACTATTTTGGCCAGTATTCTCTTTTTTGGAACCTTAATGTTTATAGTGACCACGCACTTTATTGTAAAACCCATTCGAGAGCTGACAAAAGGAACGAAAAAAGTAGCAACTGGTGATTTCAAGGTGGAAATTGAATCGAACCGAAATGATGAACTAGGAAATTTAACGAGAAGCTTCAATGATATGGCGAAAAGTTTGAGCCAGCTGGAAGAGATGCGGCAACAATTCGTCTCCAATGTATCCCATGAAATCCAATCACCGCTCACATCCATTAAAGGATTTGCTAGAGCGTTAAAAGATGGCGTGATCGAGAAAGAGGAAGATCAAAAGCGTTACTTGTCCATCATCGAAAAAGAAAGTAAACGTCTGTCTGTTTTAAGTCAAAACTTATTAAAGCTCGCAACACTTGATTCGGATCAACCTCCTTATTCTCCAAAGGAATTCCGTTTGGACGAGCAATTGAGACGAGTAGTTATTGCATTAGAACCACAGTGGAAGGAGAAAAATCATTCGGTCCAACTTCAACTTGCTCCCGTGAATTATGTAGGGGATGAAGATCAATTAGAACAAGTATGGGTCAATATCCTTTCAAATGCGATTCAATATACGAAAGATGGCGGCGTTATCCAATTAAAATTGGAACAGAAAAAAGAGGTGGTCGTTCAAATAAAAGATAATGGAATTGGTATTTCGAAAGAAGACCAGACCCGTATTTTTGAACGTTTCTATAAAGTCGATAAGGCCAGAACAAGAAAAGAAGTGGGTGGGAATGGACTCGGCCTATCCATTGTGAAAAAAATTATCCAACTTCATCGCGGTCAAATTGAGATAGATAGTGAGGTAGGGGAAGGTTCGACATTTACCGTTACTCTTCCACAAACGAACGATTCATTTTGA
- a CDS encoding PH domain-containing protein, translated as MNQRLKRYHPLLIIWKIFGIIKDLFIIGLILFVIQRNSESMWIQYGRIGFFLLVGGGILLEVLKWFKERYEWDEQAFHLYDGIVIRSKRTVPFRKIENINEHATFFHKMFGVTSVKFETGMQGSEAAVEFPVISKQELKELKKIVNSGKQESNEEEEKEEQVEIVEESTVHFKPKSKDLVKASFTSFSFFFIIPFGLTIYSQLEELLPVSDKVLGIWGQLSDSPVKLFITVLVLVCVAILYGLVRTFFKYGNYEILSDEEFIYIKKGILDESRYSIAKSNIQAIEVKQPWIKKMFNYVEIHIISVGELEIEDQTTLTTIYPFLPRQKAYALIEELLPKYQVKEQLERLPRKALWMKLFRPSWFWVIATGLLYYFKPSIFKFEIHWAILSTVLLGLVIAYRMLSFYYTRYLISDHFVYFQSGVFTTNLFLSKREKVIEVNVERGPLQKRLGLASIKTTNRGKPIHEVRIQDVPYEVATNFLQWYLNRVKDVKVLTEETDSSPFHNEVKGLTS; from the coding sequence ATGAATCAACGATTAAAACGATATCATCCCCTCCTTATCATATGGAAGATTTTCGGTATTATCAAAGATTTATTTATTATCGGCCTTATTTTATTTGTCATCCAAAGGAATTCGGAATCTATGTGGATTCAATACGGAAGGATAGGCTTTTTCTTGCTAGTTGGTGGGGGAATTTTACTAGAAGTGCTTAAATGGTTCAAAGAGAGGTATGAGTGGGACGAACAGGCATTTCATCTTTATGATGGGATAGTTATTCGATCGAAGCGAACCGTTCCGTTTCGAAAAATAGAAAACATAAATGAGCATGCAACTTTCTTTCATAAAATGTTTGGCGTCACTTCCGTTAAGTTTGAAACGGGTATGCAAGGTTCCGAGGCAGCAGTCGAGTTCCCTGTCATAAGTAAGCAAGAACTAAAAGAGCTGAAGAAAATAGTCAATTCAGGTAAACAGGAATCAAATGAAGAGGAAGAAAAAGAAGAACAAGTAGAAATAGTAGAGGAGTCCACGGTTCACTTTAAGCCTAAGTCGAAGGATTTAGTAAAAGCCTCTTTTACTTCCTTTAGCTTTTTCTTCATCATTCCATTTGGCTTAACCATTTATTCGCAGTTGGAGGAACTCCTTCCCGTTAGTGATAAAGTGTTAGGAATTTGGGGTCAACTGAGTGACTCACCTGTGAAACTTTTCATTACTGTACTCGTCTTAGTATGCGTGGCCATCCTTTATGGGCTGGTTCGAACGTTTTTTAAATATGGGAATTATGAAATTTTGTCGGACGAGGAGTTCATTTACATTAAAAAAGGAATCCTTGATGAATCACGCTATTCTATCGCAAAATCTAACATCCAAGCTATCGAAGTGAAGCAGCCATGGATTAAAAAAATGTTCAATTACGTGGAGATTCATATAATTTCTGTGGGAGAATTAGAAATCGAAGATCAAACAACACTGACGACCATCTATCCATTTCTCCCTCGTCAAAAAGCGTATGCGTTAATAGAAGAGCTATTACCTAAATATCAAGTGAAAGAACAATTGGAAAGACTGCCACGGAAGGCTTTATGGATGAAGTTATTTCGACCGAGCTGGTTTTGGGTCATTGCAACAGGATTGTTGTATTATTTCAAGCCGTCTATTTTTAAGTTCGAAATTCATTGGGCAATATTATCAACGGTACTGTTAGGTTTGGTTATTGCGTACCGGATGTTAAGTTTTTATTATACTCGCTACTTAATTTCCGATCACTTTGTGTACTTCCAATCGGGTGTATTTACGACAAATCTATTCTTATCAAAGCGAGAAAAAGTTATTGAAGTCAATGTCGAAAGGGGACCGTTACAGAAACGATTAGGTCTTGCCTCCATCAAGACGACCAATCGTGGAAAACCAATTCACGAGGTTCGCATTCAAGACGTGCCCTATGAAGTAGCGACGAATTTTTTACAATGGTATTTAAATCGGGTAAAAGATGTTAAGGTCTTAACAGAAGAAACAGATAGTTCACCTTTTCATAATGAAGTGAAAGGATTAACATCATAG
- a CDS encoding LysR family transcriptional regulator, which produces MVDFEWYRSFITIYKYRSVSEAAKARIMTQPAMSQHLAALETEVGEKLFTRTARKLIPTEKGKELYSKLAPLIEALEEKTLDLKASSTPLLPTIRLGSTLEFFKEWIVPNFEAFESRIVAYYGTAEELLTLLQDDKADIIITPKRFQSAGIDYVSLYEEEFVLVGRKDYPAPTFDTLSDIENWLVAQPWLSYGLELPIIRRFWREYFKKRPQINPQFVFPNLHLILEAIQKGAGISLLPTYMLTKNDEIKRLFDDMSVTNQIYLAYKSKHKQSPEIQHTIQQIQQLIQNRV; this is translated from the coding sequence TTGGTTGATTTTGAATGGTACCGATCTTTCATAACAATCTATAAATACCGTTCCGTGTCGGAAGCTGCTAAAGCACGCATTATGACACAGCCTGCGATGAGTCAACACCTCGCAGCCTTAGAAACAGAGGTAGGCGAAAAGCTATTCACTCGAACAGCCCGAAAGCTTATCCCAACTGAAAAAGGAAAGGAATTATACTCAAAACTCGCCCCTTTAATCGAAGCATTAGAAGAGAAAACGTTGGATTTAAAAGCAAGTTCAACTCCTTTATTACCAACTATAAGATTAGGATCTACTCTTGAATTTTTTAAAGAATGGATTGTGCCCAACTTCGAGGCATTTGAATCACGCATTGTTGCCTATTATGGGACTGCTGAGGAACTCTTAACCCTATTACAAGACGATAAAGCCGATATCATTATTACACCAAAACGATTTCAATCGGCAGGTATCGACTACGTTTCACTTTATGAGGAAGAATTTGTTCTTGTTGGACGAAAAGATTATCCAGCGCCAACCTTCGACACTTTATCTGACATCGAAAATTGGCTAGTTGCACAACCGTGGTTAAGCTATGGCCTAGAATTACCGATCATTCGAAGATTTTGGCGTGAATATTTTAAAAAACGACCACAAATTAATCCACAATTCGTATTTCCAAACTTGCATTTAATACTGGAAGCCATTCAAAAAGGAGCTGGAATTAGTCTGCTTCCAACCTACATGCTCACTAAAAACGATGAAATAAAACGATTATTTGACGACATGTCCGTCACGAACCAAATTTACTTAGCATACAAATCCAAACATAAACAATCACCTGAAATTCAACATACCATCCAACAAATTCAGCAACTCATCCAAAATCGCGTTTAA